The DNA segment GCCAGGATGCGAGTAAGATTGAGAAATTAAAGAAAGATCTTAGTAATACATTTTCTATGAAGGATTTAGGGCCAGCAAAACAAATACTCGGTACGCAGATCATACGTGACAGGAAGAACAAAAAAACTTTTGCTATCTTAGGAGAGATATATTAATAAAGTTTTAGAGCGGTTTAACATGATTAATGCAAAGCCAGTTTTATATCCGCTTGCAAGTCATTTTAAGTTGAGTAATGAACAGTGCCCTTCAAGCGAAAAAGAAAAACAAGAGATGAAGAAAATTCCGTATGGCTCCGCGATAGGCAGCCTCATGTATGCCATGGTTTGTACCGGGCCTGATTTAGCTCATTCTGTCGGAGTTGTTAGCAGATTTCTTTCGAATCGtgcactacaagaaaacaagggTAAATTTGACCGGATAAATATGACTGCGGCTAAATTTGACCGACGCTGGTCATATTTATGGTCAACTTACATATATAATTGGTCATACTTAAATTTGACTGCCGGCGGTCAAATTTAATGTCAACCAGCATTCTAAACCTGGTCAAGAATTAAATATGACCGATGAAAGTCAATTTTATTATCGGTCACATTTAATCGGTCATATTTAGTTTTTAACATTGCCAAAAATTGGAGGGAAATTTCCCGCCATGGCGGCCAAAATTGAGCGGAACAAATATGACCGAGGTCGGTCATATTTATGCTTGGCCATAAAAAAAATGGCGCCAAAATTCCCGCCAAAACTAAGAGAAATTATCAGGAACCAAATTTGACTGAAGTCGGTCATAACTAAGTTTGACTGTCATCGGTCAATTTTGTTATTAACTATTTTTTAGgcaaattttaataatttattaaatttgaCTGCCTTACCGTTGCTTTGGTCGTATTTATAAATATGACCGCAGTCGGTCATATTTATAATTATGACCGCCCTCGGTCAAATTTACCCGTTTTAGATCTGATACCTTCTGCTTCTTTtctaaactttcctttctttacTAAACTTTCTCCTCTCATTTTGCCTTCTTCTTCCACCATAACTCCACCCTTTGTACACCATAACTCCACCCTTTGTCCTCATTTTTCATGAGATCTAATTAATCATCAAGTAAGTTTCATTCCTTAACTTTTGCATTTAATTAATTTTACTTTCTTAACATAGTATGGAGCTATTATTTGGTTGTACACATGTGTATGTATTTTTGGGGATTCCTAATTTGTTGATGAAATTAGTGTTATTATTAGCTGTGAACCATGATTATAGTTAATTGAACTTTTATGGTGAgtattaatataaattataatggtAGCCAATTTATCGATTTGTTTAATATAAATTGATTATTTATGatctatttatatttatgttaatttGCATTTAACTCACATCACGTATGTATAATTTGTAGATGACATCTGATCGTAGTTGGGTTGGTCATAATCGGTACAACGATTTGAAGTATTTAACAGAAGAGTACAAAAATGGTGTGGATGATTTTATTAAATTTGCATGTGATCATCTTGATCCTAGAGATGGAGGGCTAATAAGATGTCCATGTAACGATTGTGTAAATAAGTACTTCAAGGATCCTAGTGCGGTGAAAGTTGATTTATACCTTAATGGTATTATGGAATGGTATACTAGATGGGATTTGCATGGGGAAAGGGATATGCCTCGAGGTGATACCAATACAAGTTCTCATAATATTCATTATAATGATGAGGATATGTATGATGCTCGTGATATGCTAAGAGATTTTGCAGATGCAAATcgacattttgagaattttgtgGAAGAACCAAATACAAAAGCAAAAGAATTTTACGAGATGGTGGAGAATGCTTCTGAGCCAATATATCCAAACAATCCGAATTTCACAACATTGTCATTTGTTAACAAGCTACTTCATTGGAAACACAAGCATAATTGTACTAATAGTGGCTTTGATGAGTTGATTCACCTTATTGGATCGGTATTGCCCGTTGATCATAAATTGCCTCGGAACTACTATGACGTGCGAAAGATGATAAGAGGATTGCATATGgaatatgaaaaaattgatgCTTGCGAGAATGATTGCATGTTGTTTTACAAAGAAAATAGAAACAAGACACATTGTGATATATGCACTACAAGTCGATACAAGGAGCAAAAGGATCCAAAGAAAAATAAAATCCCACGAAAGATCTTGCGATACTTTCCTCTTACCCAAAGGTTGCAGCGTTTATTCATGAATAAGAAGACTGCAGAAGATATGAGGTGGCACCACAATAGGGTCAAAGTTGATGGTCAATTATGTCATCCGGCGGATGGAGATGAGTGGAAACAATTTGATCGTAGATTTCCAAACTTTTCAAAAGAGATTCGGAATGTCAGACTTGGCCTCTCTAGTGATGGATTTGACCCTTTCCGTGATTCACACGCTAGGGAATATACTGTTTGGCctgtggttgtagtagtttacAACCTTCCTCCATCTATGTGCACGAAAGCTCCCTACATGTTTATGCCTCTTCTGATTCCTGGGCCGAATGATCCAACAAAAGATCTTCATGTTTACCTCCGACCATTGATTGATGAATTGAAAATATTATGGCGCACCGGAGCAGAAACTTATGATAGGTTTTCTTGTACAAATTTTATGATGAAGGCGGCATTAATGTGGACAATCAGTGACTTTCCTGCACTTGGAATGCTTAGTGGGTGGTCCACAAAGGGGAAGTTGGCATGTCATATTTGTATGGGACAAGTAAAAGCCAATCAACTAAAGCATGGTGGTAAGCCTAGTTTTTATGGAACTGCTCGATATTTCTTAGAACCGGATGACCCGTTGAGAAGGTTTACAAAGTTTGGAAGAACTGAAGCACATTCAGTTACATATCGTTATCCAGGATCACTAGTAAGGAGTCTTTGTGAGGATACGCAGTTTCCTCCTTCAGGAAAGACATCTTGGAGAAAACCGAGGGACTATGGTATGACACATAATTGGACTCACTTTTCTCCATTTTTTGAGCTTCCATATTGGGAGACACTCACTCTTCGTCACAACATTGATGTCATGCATACcgaaaaaaatgtttttgagaaCATATTTTTTACAATGATTGGTGACACTAAGAAAACGAAAGACAATAGAAAAGCAAGAGAAGATTGTAAAGAACTTGGTGTGCATCGTGAATTGTGGATTCAAGATGATGGTACAATGCCAAATGCCCCATATGTGCTTTCCAGGGATCAACTTCTTAAGTTGTTTAGATGGATTTACACACTTCAGCTTCCTGATGGGTACGCCTCTAATATATCCAGGTGTGTTAATTTTGAAACAAAATCTATTCACGGAATGAAGTCGCATGATTGTCATATTTTTATGCAAAAATTGTTGCCTATGATTTGTCGTGACTTACTACCTAGGCATGTAGCGGATGTTCTTATTGAGTTATCTAACTTCTTCCAAGATTTATGTTCTTCAACTCTAAAGTACGGTGATTTGGAAAAAATGGAGAAGGACATAGCGAGAATCATGTCAAAACTTGATGTCATGTACACTCCAAGTTTTTTTGATCCGATGGAGCATTTGCCACTACATTTGGCTACAGAGTGTAAATTGGGTGGCCCGTGTAATTTTCGATGGATGTATTTTGTTGAAAGATATTTGCACATTTTGAAGTTGAAAGTTAGAAACAAAGCTCGAGTCGAGGGTTCAATAGCCGAACGATATATTGAGGAGGAGGGTGTACACTTTTGCTCATTATACTTTGATTCTAAAATTGCAACCATGCATAATCGACTTCGTCGAAATGAGGCACCCCGACAATCTCATGATCCCAATTTGTTGGAAGTTTACACATATCCAACGCTACCCGGTCTACGGAATAGAGATAGAATCTTGAGTGATGATGAACATAGACTTGTAACTTTCTTATTCAATTTACTAATCTAATTTAATGTTTAGTGGATTTCATAGGTTGGTGCAAAAACAATACCCGCACTACAATGATGCCGAAAAAGATCAATTTCAAAAAGATAATTTTTTGGATTGGTTCGAAAGAAGggtaaattttaaatatataaatgtgTGTATATTTTTATGTgtgcaaatatatatatatatacatatacatacaagTTTATTCATGTACTTGTGTAATTTTTGTTATGTACAATATTTTAGGTACAAGATGATGGAGAGCTCAAGGAcaaatttatagatttaataagaGGTCCTATTTATAAAGTTGAATCTTATAAAACATGCAAGTGCAATGGTTATAAATTTGCTTGTGCAAATTCTAATGAGCTCACATCATCAAATTCCGGTGTAGTTGTAATTGGTGAGAAATTTTATATAATCATAAAATTTAGGTTGAATTTGGTCTTCATTATGTATAAATCCAATTTTGACACATTTTAAATTGTAGGGACTTCTTACAAAGAAAGTCATGGAAATAATTACGGGAGACTACAAGAAGTTCTAAAGCTTCGATATCGCAATGGGCATGAAATTGTCGTCTTCAAATGTCATTGGTTTGATCATACAAGACATGTCAAAATTGATAGAAATCGGATGATAACCGTAGATGTTAAATCGAAGCTAAATGCCGAAGATGTGTTTGTGTTGGCTAGCCAAGCTCATCAAGTATATTATGCCCCAAATATTGCAAATCCAAAGTCATCATGGTATACTATCCTAACAACAAAGAGCCGGCAAGTCGATGAAAGCGTGACATCTAGAGaagaaaatatattcaatgatgaTGCTTTTCAAAATGAAGAATCAAATGCTTCATCTTCACATGTGGAAAGAGTGGTCGTTGATGATCcgataaatttctttattgactTGACAATGTTTGAAAATAATCATTTCGTGGATGACTATGAAGAAGAACAAAATGCGAGAAATAAAGAAAatcaaaatgaagacatgaacaTTGATGATGGAAGTGATAACGATGATTTGACATAGTTCAATTGTTTTCTAGTTAATTTGTACCAATGCGGATATTAGTAGGACATTTTTCATGAATTTTAATACATTCCGTAAATTTGATATTTacttattttaattaaatttactATATTTCATGATTTTTATTCATATTTAGAACTTTGTAATGTTTAAATTGTATTATTTTGGAAACAGAAAAAATTGGGCAGTAGCTACTGGAAGTTAAACTGAAGCCTCAAATTATATGACCGGGTTCGGTCAAAATTAAATGACACGGGAAAAATTCACTCGACGCAGTCATATTAAGCCTgtatataaattttttttataacaTTTTGTTGACTTCACCATCCATTATCTCCCTAAACAGCGCCGCACAGAAATACTAGGGTTTTATCTCTCAGACTTCAAATTCTCCAAAAACTTAGCCAACGAAGCCAAAAAGCTCATTCAAATGAAGCGAAACTTAGCAATCACGGTGGTAATGTTTTGAGAAACTATTATCCATTTAGGGTTTTGTATATTTTGGGTATTTTGGTGATTAACATTTGATTACGGTTGTCTATTCTCCTTTTTGGATAATTATTTTGTTCTATTGATGATTTAATTGTGTTTATTTGATATTTTCATCACTTTTTTGTATGTGTGGGTTTAAAGTTTGAATCTCTATTTTCCACCCTTAAATCTGTATTTTCTGTTAATGTTTGTGTTATCTTATTATGTTTGGTTATAAACAAACTAAAATTTAGTCTTTTTTATCAGCTGTTATGTATTTGTTAGGTATAATTTTCTTATTATGTTATGTTTGTGTTATCTTATTGTGATACTAAGCAGTACTCTGTCTCTTTTCTTAATTTGAGCTTAAGATTGAATTTATGTATTTGTgtctaattttttttatcttaacATGTTCTATAAATTAGTTTTGATATTTgttgttttttttaatatatcCAGGTTGGTAGGTGTAGTTTTTTGTTGATTCTGTTTGTGATTCTTATGGCGTTGGGGTCTAGTAGCAGCTGGAATGGTGGTAGTAGAGGGGGAAGAGGTGGACGGGGAAGAGGTGGACGCGGAAGAGGGGGAGGTGGACAGGGAAGAGGTGGACAGGGAAGGGGTGGAAAGGGAAGGGGTACTGGTAGAGGGAATGGCAGTTGAACGGAAAATGAAGGAGATAGGGAGGAAGGTGGCGATAATGATGACAATGATGAGGAGAATGGTGATGAAGGACAGGAAAGTCGTATTGTACCGCATATAACATTCCAGAGAGCTAAACGTAGCTGCTGTGTTGGTGACTACAATAAGAGACCTGCCACAGATGCGGATAGGCAGATTGTCCATTTTATCGAAGGAAGAAAGTAATTTCTATTTCCTACTACATATTGCTTATACATATATACGGGTTTGATACAAGTGTAGTACTGTGTGTATACAATTGAATGTGCACAAACTTATACCTTTACCTgcttgattattaagattaatcTGTTCCTTATGATGCATACTAGTGTATAAATTACATGTCTAATAGCATAAGACTATTTTATCCTAGTATGTTATATATACTATAAAAAAATCTGACTGTAACTAATAATTGTAGTATCAAGGAGGCTAAGAAAAAAAAGACCTTGAGCTACATAATTAAAGTAAATTGGGATGAATATACACATCAATCAAAGGGAGCAGAACGTGAAGCCTTCTATGACCGTTGTATTAAGGAATTTAAGGTATTTTTAATTTTCATGCCTTTTATTTTTTCATATTAATTATACGCAGTTGTTTACCTTTTTAATTTTATACTTGTACGTGTATCTCGTTTGGTAGAAGTACTATGCTTATCCAGAAGGAGTTGAAGAAGAGGGGGATAGAGCGGTAAAAGAGTATTTGAAGAAAAATTGGAAGAGCCTTCCCTATCAGGAGAAGACCAGGGCAGAGCAGATGCTAATGACGCGAGAAATGGAGGATCGACCACGGCTACTCGACGTTCTTTCAGACCACATTACTTCAGCCCACGGACTTGGGACAGCCTCAATGAGTACTGGGATTCTGACCTGTTTAAGAAGAGGTCTATCAAATCCAAGAATGCTCGAGCACAGCTGGAACATCAACATTATAGCGGGGCAATGCCTTTTGACGAGAGACGTGAGGTATACGAATTTTAGTGAGTAATAATTTTTGTCTAGTTCTTTATTTTGATTACTCAGATTCAAGTACCTTAATCTTTACGCTCATTAGACATTATAAGATGTCtaatttataaaatgatttgtaaGTAAACCATTTGTAAGTAAATTGATGTTTTTAATTACAGAGGCTTGAAGAGGAAAAACAAGCACCTATTTCTGATATGGAGTTTATGGACCACGTATACCACTTTGATAATCCGGCTACTATAAAGTTGAAGGTATACATACACATAATTCAAGTAGCATTACATTTATATGATCATACATTTACATTCATTTTGGAGAATGTTTTGATATCAATAACGTCCCTGTAAAAATTAAAAGAGAATTTTGTGCAACATATCTATTCATAGGTTTATTGTTATTGTTCTGCACTCTCAAATTCAAATCGTCAAACATGATTAAAAAGTAAATGCCGTGcagtatatatataattatagttAGTTTAAATTCTTTGTTCTTGTTACTTAACAATTTTCAGCTTGATTGTGTAAATTTGGACTTATGTCTTTTACATGTTGCAGGAAGATATGGAAAGGGTGCGGGCTTCACAATCCATACCGGAAGAGATGACTTTGGATCCACCTCCATCACCAGCTAGTTTGAAGAAGATACATCGGAAAAATGAATTGAGCCTAACAATCCTAGCGAGGCCCCCGAAAAAGGGAATATCTGTCCTTCATCCTCGACATCCGGTAGCTGAAATTATAGGAGGCTACAAGGCAGCGGAACTGACTAGCTTCCAAAGTACACAGAATTCTCGTTCCTCTTCCCAGCCAATTTCTGATGATAATCTGGATTTGATAGTCAGGGTTTCTGGTGAGATACACCTAATGGTTCATTCCCTGGAGATGACGGAGGTGCCACGTGCATTACTAAATGATCGAATGCAAAGCTTGGCCACTGCAGCATTCCCGAACCGAGATGACCCGAAGCAGCAGGAGTTATGGACTGAATATATGCGGCTTGGGACGGCCTTTGTTGTTGATGCCATGGCATTGAACAAAAAAGTCATTTTGGAGGTACCTTTCTTATCTTAGTTCATATAATTTTCTACGGCATCTTTATTTCAGTTACAGTAATACACATTACCTAAACTATAGAGATAAATTTGATTCtatagttatattatattttcttCAAAACTATTATTCAAAAACAAATATGGAGCCAAAAGTGCCTGTGTACTATGAACATTTTATAACAATAAAGTACATATAGTAAGGAAATTGCTTCCTTGAAAAGCAAGTGAAGTGAATCTATtcatatttttctataaatagtcAATAAAGTTATAAAGTCAACTGTGGTTAAATTA comes from the Apium graveolens cultivar Ventura unplaced genomic scaffold, ASM990537v1 ctg1292, whole genome shotgun sequence genome and includes:
- the LOC141699761 gene encoding uncharacterized protein LOC141699761, which produces MPFDERRERLEEEKQAPISDMEFMDHVYHFDNPATIKLKEDMERVRASQSIPEEMTLDPPPSPASLKKIHRKNELSLTILARPPKKGISVLHPRHPVAEIIGGYKAAELTSFQSTQNSRSSSQPISDDNLDLIVRVSGEIHLMVHSLEMTEVPRALLNDRMQSLATAAFPNRDDPKQQELWTEYMRLGTAFVVDAMALNKKVILEGTRIEKAPLYDNHFQDNDEDDEDQDAENYSLH